From Sinorhizobium sp. B11:
ACCGGATTGATGTAGTGCAGCTTCTCGCGCCCCTGCCGGCGCGTGGAGACGAGGTTTGCTTCTTCGAGAATGCCGAGATGCTTCGTCACTGCCTGACGCGTCATCTCCAGCCCTTCACACAATTCGCCGAGCGTCTGGCCGTTGCGCGCATGCAGGCGATCGAGTAGCCGTCGCCGGCTGCCATCCGCCAGAGCTCGAAAAACCGCATCTTCATCCATCTAGATATGGAACCATTTGGTTGCCTATTGCGATCTTATAGGCAACCAAATGGTTGCCTGTCAAGATAGGAATCACGAAAGACACCTAAACAGGCGCGTTCAGGATCAAGTCTTCACGGGATCAAAGCTCGCGGCGCATCTCGCCGGCCATCTCATTGGCCAGAAGCTTCTTGTCGAGGCCGTATTTCTGCATCTTCTCGTAAAGCGTCTTGCGCGAAATGCCGAGCGATTCATAGACCGGCCTGAGGCTGCCGTTATGTGCGACAAGTGCACTGGCGATGACGCCGCGCTCGAATTCCGCCACACGCTCGGCAAGCCCCGCAGCTTCGGCCTGCCTGCCGCCGCCATCGAGTCCGAGCACGAAGCGGTCAGCGGCGTTGCGCAATTCACGGACATTGCCTGGCCAGTCACGCTGGGCGACATCCGAAATCACATCCGGCGGCACGGCCATGTCGTCTTTGCCATAACGCGCGGCCGCCTCCCTGACGAGTTGCATGAAGAGCAGCGGCACATCGGCCCGGCGTTGCGAAAGCGACGGCACATGAATGGTCGCAACGTTCAGGCGGTAGAGGAGATCGGCGCGGAATCGGCCGCAAGCGACTTCCGCTTCAAGATCGACCTTGCTTGTGGCGATGAACCGCACGTCGAGCGGTACGGTTTCATTCGATCCGAGGCGGGAAATCATTCTCTCCTGCAGCACGCGGAGGAACTTCGCCTGCAGATCGAACGGCATGGAGCCGATCTCGTCAAGCAGGATGGTGCCGCCCCGCCCATGCTCGAACTTGCCGTAACGCGGTCGCACAGCCCCCGGAAAGGCACCGGCCTCGTGCCCGAAGAGCTCGCTTTCGATCAGGTTTGCCGGAAGTGCCGCACAGTTGATGGCGATAAAGGGTCGACTGGCCCGTGCGCTGATATCGTGCATCGCGCGTGCCACCACTTCCTTGCCGACGCCGGTGTCGCCGACCACAAGCGTATCGGCGTCACTCGCCCCGATTGCACGGATACGGTAGCGCAGATCGACCATGATCTGCGTTCGCCCCGGCAGCCTTGCCTCAATATCGTCGCGCTTGCCGGCAACGGCCTTAAGCAATCGGTTCTCCAGCACGAGGCTACGCCGTTCCATGGCACGGCGGATGACGCCGGCGAGCATCTGCGGCGTGAACGGCTTCTCGATGAAGTCATAGGCGCCCTCGCGCATCGCCTTCACGGCAAGCTGCACATCGCCGTGGCCGGTGACGAGAATGACGGGCACCTCGGTATCGAGTTCACGGATCTTCTGCATCAACGTCATGCCGTCCATGCCCGGCATGCGGATATCGGTCACGACGACACCGGGAAAACTGTAGCCGATCAGTTCCAGCACATGATCCGCATTGGAGAAGGTTTCGACGTTAAAGCCCGAAAGTTCCAGTGCCTGTGCCGTCGAGCGGCGTAACTCCTCCTCGTCATCGACGAGCAATATCTTCTGTTCGTTCATTCAGCCGCCTCCGGCATCGAGCCCGCCGCAGCCGAAAGCTCGATGCGAAACACGGCCCCGCCCTCCGGATGGTTGGAGACGGTCAGGCTGCCACCGAAATCCTTGATGATGTTGTAGGAGATGGAGAGCCCGAGGCCGAGCCCCTTGCCGACGCCCTTGGTCGTGAAGAACGGATCGAAGATGCGCTCGGCAATTGCCGCCGGCACACCAGGTCCATGATCGCGAACGGTCAACACCACCCTGCCTGCCTCCTCGATAGCCGAAACCTCTATGCACCGGTTTTCCAGCCCCTCGACGGCATCCGCAGCATTCGAAATCACGTTGACCAACACCTGCTGCAGACGCACCGAGCCGGCCTTGACCACTGGCGGCCGGGCTCCAAGATGCAGCCGCAGATCGGCATCCGCGGCCTTGAGCCGCCAGGCGATGATCTCCAGGGTGTCGCGGATCGCCTCGTCGAGCGGCACGGGGCCGAGCTTCTCATTGGGTTTGCGTGCAAAATTGCGCAGGTGCCGGCTGATCGAAGCCATACGGTCGATCAGGCCGCCGATACGCTGGATATTGTCCTGTGCCTCCTCCGTGCGCCCGCGCTCCAGCAGCACGGCGGCACTGTCCGTATAGGTCTTGGCGGCGGCGAGCGGCTGGTTGAACTCATGCGAAAGCGCCGCCGACATCTGACCGAGGCCGGCAAGCTTTCCAGCCTGGATGAGGTCAGCCTGTGTCTGGCGCAGCTGCTGCTCGGTCAGGCGTCGCTCGGCAATCTCTTCCTCGATGCGGCTGTTGACGCGGGCAAGATCCGCCGTGCGTTCCTCGACACGCCGTTCCAGCTGGTTTCGCGCCTCGGCCTGCAGCTGTAGCCGCTCTGCAAGACGCATCCGGCGCTGCCGAAGAATGGCAAATGTCAGAGCAGCAATGCAGAGAATGAGGAAGATGACAACAAGTGCGGTTCGGGCCTGCGCACGGATGGAACTCGTGTCCATGAGCACGTTTACAGTCCAGTCTTCAGCCGGCATGTAGTGCGAAAGAACGAGATATTCGCTTTGACCGCGATCGCTCGCCAACGTCATCAGATCATGCTCTTCGAATCGATGGCGGATAACCGGCAGTTCGACGAGCCGCGCATTGGCATAGCGCCGCGAGGCCTCGGTGCGTGCCACCCGATCCGAACTCAGCGGCAGGATCGCCCCATAGAGCCAGTCCGGACTATCGGACATGAAGATGATGCCCTCGGGGTCGGAGACGAAGATGCGATATTCACCGCCGCTCCAGGAGGATTCGATGACGTCGATATCAACCTTGAACACGATGACGCCGCGGATCTCGCCATCCACCCGGATCGGCGAGGAGAAATAATAGCCGCGCTTCAGCGAGGTTGTACCAAGGGCATAGAAACGGGCCTGATGCCCGCCGATCGCCTCCTGGAAATAGGGACGGTAGCTGAAATTCTCGCCGACGAAACTGCCCGGGCCATCATAATTGCTGGCGGCGATCGTCTCCCCATCCGGCCGCACCACGTAGATATCGGAGGATTTCAGCAGCCCGTTGATTTCCTTGAGGTAGAGATTGGCATTGTCCCGTAAAGGACGGTCGTCCGGCCGGCTCACCAGCTCCTTGATATCCTCGTGGTCGGCAATCAGTGCCGGCAGGGCTTCGTAACGGCTGAGATGTCCACTCAGCGCCGAGACAGCGAGCCGGAGCGCCGTACCCGCCTGTGCCGAGGCTTCACCCATATAGGCGCGCGTGGCGACGGCGCTCCCATAATAGAAGAAAGCGAAAATCAGTAGGGGTGCGGCGCAAAGCGCCGCAATGATACGATAGCGCGAAGACAGGGTCTCGCTCCTCCCTTTCCGCCTCCGCTCCCCGTGGAGGCATAACCCGGCGGCTTCAACTGTAATGAGCGCGGTGGAGATTTCCAAGAGGTGCCGAAACTTGACACATGTCAGATGCGCATGTCTGATTGCCGCGCCGCAAGGAGACTGCCATGAGCGACGACCAGATTCCCGAAGACAGCAAGCTCACCACCTCCAAACGCCGCTGGGCTGCGGAGGGAAAATTCCTGACCGGCCGTATCAGCCGCCCGGAAACGGAGCGCCTGCCGCCGGGCCAGCATCTGGTCAAGAACTGGCCGGTGCTCGACCTCGGCCAGCAGCCGATCGTTTCCGTCGATAGCTGGAAGCTGGAAGTTCGCGGACTGGTCGAGACGCCGCTCGACCTTTCCTGGGCCGCCTTCCAGAAACTGGAACAAAGCAGGATAGTCTCCGACATCCATTGTGTGACGACATGGTCGCGCTACGACAACAAGTGGAAGGGTGTTTCGACCCGGGACCTGCTCGATCTCGCAATGCCGAAGGCGGAAGCCGGTTACGTCATGCTGACAAGCTACGACGGCTATACGACCAACCTGCCGCTTTCCGATTTCGCCGCCGAGGATGCCATTCTCGCCACATCATGGGAGGGTCAGCCGCTTACCCGTGACCACGGCGGACCGATGCGTCTCGTCGTGCCGCATCTCTATTTCTGGAAAAGCGCCAAATGGCTGCGCCGCATCGATCTGCTGCCAGCAGACAAGGCCGGCTTCTGGGAAAAGAACGGCTACCATATGTATGGTGATCCGTGGCGCGAGCAGCGCTATTCCGATGACTGAACCCGAAGAAGCCGTCTGAGAAGAAAGACCCCCGCGACGAGGATCAACGCAAATCCGGTGAGCGAGGCCATGCTCGCCGGATGAAGTGGAATTTCGCTCCAGCGCGGGCGCACGACATCAGCCGTGTTGAAACCCTCGCCACTGAACCGGCAGGTCACGAGCGAGAGCCCGCGCTGGACCATATCGACATCGACAGCCGACGCGATTTCACCAGCCGCCATAGCCTGCTGGGGCATGCCGCGCATGGCGAGCAGCACCGCCTTGGTCGCTGCCAGGTAGGCATGGGCACATTCGTTGAACGGGCTTTCCTCATCCGTAACGCTGCCCGGCATCCGGCCCCAGAGACAGTAGGAATACTGGATTTCCGCATAGTTCAGCACACGCCGAAATGGCTCGCTTGTATACACCGCCCGTGAGGCGAGATCCATGATACGGCTGCGATAGCCGGAGATTACCGCCATCTCGCCATGCGAGATCTCGGGCACCGGCAGGCCGGAATGACTGCCCTCGCCACTGGGGCCATGCGCGAATGCACCGCCCGCAGTGAGCATGGCAAGGCCGAAACAGAAGGCGCGCAACACGTTCTTCATAAAGGGTCTAACTCCGAGCACAAGCCGCTGGCTCGCGAGGAAAGAGGGAGCAGCAAGCTCCCTCTACCGCACCTTATCGATAGGCGGGGCGCAACCCGCTCTTCGCTCCAAGACGCTTCTCAGCCAGTGCGCCAAAAGCAAGACCGAGCACCAACCAGAGGATCATATGCATGCCGAGCGTGGTCATGCGGAAGCGCCATAGGACCGTCGCCGAGAAATTCTCCGGCACTTCATTGATTGGCGGCAGCAAATATTCCACCAGACCAATGAAGACGACGAAGAGAACACCCGCAACGATCGCCCCATTCCATGAGCCGTAACGTGCCGCCAGACTGCGGGCAATTGCGACGGCCGCGACCAGCGAAGCAATCGAAACGACGATCATCAGGAAGAACAGCTCGGTGCGCACGCCGATCGTATCCGAGTTTCCGACAGCCGGCGGATTGGCCGGATATTTGATGGCCGGAACGATAACGATGGCGACGAAAGCAGCTGCGGCGATAACGGCTGACGTGCCGCGTGCCGAGAGGCTGCTGAAGCGGCCATGCACGAAGGCGAAGACAAGCGCAAACAACCCGCCGACGGCAACGCCATAGGCCATGACGCCGACAAGAAGCCCAGGCCCTGCCTGGATGGCGCGACTGACGATTTCAGGCTCGGCAGCGGTACCTGCAGCCTGCGCCGTCGCTTCCTCGAAGGCAATCGCCGCATCGACGAGCGGTTCGCCGAAAAGGCGCGCAAAGGCGAAAATGAGGATGCCGGCAATCGCGCCCGCGATCATGCCGCGAAGCAGAAGATTTCCAACCATGTGAGACACTCCCCTAAAGCATGTCGCGCAAAAGCGTTCATCGGCTTTGCGATGACGACATGCAAGAAAACAAAAATCTATAACGTATCGGGCGGATCCGGAAGATCGCGACGCGCTTTAGTGGCAGGGGAAGCCGAGAAGGTGGCGAGCATCATGAACGAATTCATGCACATACATGCCGTTGAAGAGCGCCATCGCACCCTCTTCGGTGCCGACGAAATAGATGGCAATCAACATCAGCAGGCCGCCGAAGATCGCCCAGGGCATGATCTGGCCAAGCGGAATCGGTGCGGGGGCTGCGACGGGCGCAAAAGTGGTGTCAGACATGTATTCCTCCTGGAATGACGCGTTCAGTCGAAGATCTTGCGTGCGGCAGGGTCTGACTTCCAACGCGAAGAATTTCGACACGCTGGTCACAGTGGCGCGACCGCGCCGGACTTTCACCGGCTTCCAAACCCGCAACGTCACGGTTATATCTGTTCGTCAAAGATACTGTCAACGAAACTTCATATGCGGGCGGCGGTCATCCCGCCCTATATCCGGAGGGCGCCGAGCAAAGTGACCACCCGCCTCACATGGATCTGCCACGGTGCCACGGCGGCAAATCGCACCGCTTCGTTTCCCACGGACGAACCGCTGGAGGAACAGGCGCTGAGCGAGGCCATGTTGCCGGCGCCTGGGCGGGCGGATAGGGTATTCGCGAGCCCGGCGCTGCGCGCCCTGCAGACGGCGCAGATGCTGGGCTTCGACGCGACCCGTGCCCCTTCGCTCAGGGATTGCGACTACGGACGCTGGACCGGCAAGCCGCTCATGAGCCTTCACTCCGAAGAACCGGAAAATCTTGCCCTCTGGATGTCCGATCCCGAGGCTTCTCCTCATCAGGGTGAGAGCCTGGAACAGCTTTGCAAGCGCGTCGCCGGCTGGATGAACGAGGAAATGCCGCTCGGCGGCCATGTCGTTGCGGTCACCCACGCAACCGTCATCCGCGCTGCGATCCTGGACGTGCTGAAGGCGCCGTTCGCCTCCTTCTGGACCATCGATGTCCAGCCGCTCGGCATGGTGCGCATGACGCATGACGGTCGCCGCTGGTCACTGCGTTTCTGAACAATCCTCGTAAATTAGTCCAGCCTTACACAAGCAAACACAGTCATACATATTGAACCCGGAGTTCCGGACTCTACGCCCTTCCCCGAGGAGACGAAAAATGACCTATGACTGGAGTGGGGAGCGCACGCGGCGTATTCGCATCGTGCGTGTCGCAACTGTCGTCGCCGTTCTCGTCGGCATCATGATCAGCGTACCATTGCTGATCAATGTCGCCTGAACTGTCAGAGTACGTCAAAGGCGAGCGTGCTAAGGCTGCTCGCCTTTCTCTTTGCCGGCTTATTGCGGGATCTGGATGACCGCAAAGAACAGGCCGAGTTGGCGGATCGCGTGAGCGAAATTGTCGTAATCGACCGGCTTGGTAATGTAGACATTGGCGCCGAGATCGTAGCAGCGCTGGATTTCACGCTCATCGTCGGTCGTCGTCAGGATCACCACCGGCAGACGCTTGGTATGCTCGTTGCCCTTGATCTTCTCGAGAATATCGATGCCCGACATATCCGGCAGGTTCAGGTCAAGCAGAACGAGAAGATAGCGGTCGCGGCTCACTTCGCCGCTGCGATCCGCTCCGAGAATAAAATCGAGAGCGCTGGTGCCGTTGGTAAACGGCACGATCTCGTTGTTGACGCCTGCGCGGCGCACGTTCTTCTCGATGAGACGGGCATGCCCCTCATCGTCCTCGATCATGACGATGGTGACTTCTTTGCCGGTAGCTTTCATGTTTCTGCCTTTATAATCGCGCTGAGGTCTGCCGGCAGTACGAGTGTAAATGTACTTCCGACGCCTTCGGCCGAATCGACCGTAACATCGCCTCCCAAATTTCGTATTAACGAGCGCACATAGGCAAGCCCGATGCCCTCACCCGCCTGGTCCTGCTCGCCGGCGCGTCGGAAAAGCTCGAATACCCGCTCCAGATCCGCCTTTCCAATACCGCGGCCATTGTCTTTGATGTCGACCTGGACACGCCCTTTGCCTGCCGGCACTACCCTCACCCGCAAATCGAGCGGCCGGGCCGGCGAACGATATTTTACTGCGTTGTCGAAGATATTGCCGAAAATCTGGTCGAGCGAGAAGCGGTCCGTCACAAGCGAAGGCACGCGCACGTCGATTTCCACCGTTCCATCGGAAGCGGCGATCTGATGCTGGACGCTCGCGGCCGCCGTTTCGAGCGACGCTTTGAGATCGATGCGCTCCGGAGCAAGCTTGCGCCGGCCGTCTCGCGAAATCTTCAGGATGGCATTGATCAGCGAGTCCATCTTGCGCGTGGAGGAGCGAATGAAATTCATTGCCTCCGGTAGGTCTTCTTGCACCGCAAGCCGCGCCTCCCTGATTTCCTCTTCGCTCGGCGCTCTGTCATCTGCAACAACATAAGCGGTTACGGCCTTCAGGCTGGTTTCCAGTTCGCTCAGAAAGCCCATGATGTTGACGAGCGGCGCGCGGAGATCGTGCGTGACGATATAAGCGAAACGCTGGATTTCCTGGTTCGCCCGCATAAGATCTTCGGTGCGCTCGCTCACGCGCTCTTCCAGCCCGACATTGAGCACTTCGAGCTCCCTCTGCGCCCGCGAAAGTTCTCGCACGTGCTGGACGATGATGAGGATGGCGCCACCGACGACGATGACAATGGCAATTGCGCCGCCAACCGTGACCCATTGCAGATTGGCGGCCCCATTCAATTGTTCCGTAACGACAACCCGCAGCCGATCGTCTGTCGAAGCGATGAGACCGGTGAGCGTCGAGCGTGCCACCGCCATTGCTGCATTGCCGGCATCGCCGCGGACGATGGCAAGTGCATCCGCCATCTGCCCTTGCGAGGCGAGCGTAATGGTCGATGAAAGCTCCTTGAGCTTGGCGTCGATCGCATTATCAAGAGAAGCCATGCTTCCGCTGTAGCGCAAGGCATCATTGGTGGCGTCCCGCAACCGCTGACGCCGCTCCGAGAGACTTTCAATCGCTGCATTGTAGGGATCGAGGTATTTCCGATCCAGCGTCAGCAGAAAGCCGCGCTGGCCGGTCTCGGCGTCCTGCAGCGTCGATAGCAGATCGGCGGCCGCGCTGCGCACCTGACGTATCTGCGCCACCTCATCGGAATAGACGCTGTTTTCCCGAACAAGCCAGAGCGAGGTCCCGACAATCAACGTCAGGATCAACACACCGAGCGCAAGCATGATCAGCGCGGAGCGCACGAAAGGGGCATTTGAGGAGGGCATAAAGAGCGATCTTTGAGCTTCTGGTTCTAAAGTACCTGTGACCGAAAAACGCCCTGCGATCAAGCTGATGATCACAGGGCGCCTTCTGCCGGTGCGGCCATGAATGGACAGATCAGTGCTTGCTGCCCTTGGGGATTGCGGTGTTGGTGACCGAGACTGGATCGCTGGCGGGGAATGTGCCTTCCAGCCCTTCGTCAAGCTGCTCTTCCATCGTTCCCTGATCACCCGCCGCACGGGCAGTCCGGAGCACGCTGGGGCGAGTGTCCTCGTCGCGGATCTCCGCCGTAGCAAAACGGCTCATCACTTCCCTCGCCTTTTCAACCGCGTTCAGCCGGTTCAATTGCTGCCCGCGGTCGTTCTTGATCTGCACGGAGACGACCTCGCCGCCGTCGCCCACGAACTCGACCGTGAAACCGCCCTTGCCGCCATAGGCGGGTATGACTTGAGTGCCGACAAGTTGCATGAGATTGTCCTCTCTCGTGGATGGTCCCGGTCAACGGCTTGGAAGCAACATTGGTTCCGTTCAGGGCGGCCGGATGTAGTCGACTTTCAGCTCCAGCTTCAGCCGCACGATCGGAGAGCGGTCGCCGTTCTGCACTTCGATGCCCAGCGATCCGCCCGGCCATTGCGGCAAGCCGTCGAGCGCCATTTCCGCCAGCACATGCTTTGCCTCCTCCACGGCGGCGAATAGGTCGGCAAATTCGAACGGCAGGTCACCGGGAACCGTGCCGTCATTGTCTATAGTCTTGAAATAGAAGAGAGACATCCGCTTGCATCCGTTGCGAAAGCATAAAGCGGCAAGCGGTCAAAGGTTTCAACAAGCAGTAAATTTGGCATCCGGCTTCGTATCTCGAAAGCCGTTTCCCGGCACGAAATGTAGCCTCATTGTCCGCGGATTCGCCGTCGGCTGCTGGCAGAGCCCCGACAATTCGCCTTCAGGTTTCAATAAACATTTCAGAATTTGATGATATTTCCGGCGCCGGGTGGAGATGGAGAAACGGATGCTGGAGTTCTTCAGGAGCAGGGCGGGAAGGCAATGCCTGACGATCATGGCGCTTGGTGCGGCGTTGTGGATTTCGGGTGCCCTGCTTGATGTCGATAGCTGGCTCGTCACCTTCATGAGCCGTTTCGAAAATTACGGCGCAGACAAGTTTGTGCTCGCTCTCGGCATCGCCGGCGGTATGAGCTTCATCTATTCCGTGTTGCGCATCGCCGACCTTCGCAAGGAGATGCAGCTTCGCGATGCCGCCCAGGCGCGCGCCGACTGGACGGCCACCCATGATCATCTGACGAAGCTTCCGAACCGTTACGCCTTCGAGCGCAAGATTTTGCCGAAGCTCTCCGATACACAGGGCAATATTCCCGAAGAATCCAGCAGCAATGTCACGATCTTCTCCGTCGACCTCGACGGCTTCAAGAAGGTCAACGATCTTGTCGGCCATAAGGGCGGCGACGTCTTGCTGGTGGAAGTGTCCAAGCGCATTTGTGCACTTGGCAATGCCGATTGCGTCTATCGTTTCGGCGGCGATGAATTCATCATCATTGCCCTCGGCCTTACAGCAGCCCGCGAGGAATGGTTCGCCAAAGTGCTCATCCAGGCGGTTACCCGCCCGATCCTGATCGATGGCTTTGCTGTCGAGGTCGGTGCCAGCGTCGGCTACGATCGCTGGAACGAGGGCGCCGAACCTTTGGAGGATGCTGCCCATCGCGCCGATCTTGCCATGTACGAGGCGAAATCGCGCGGCCCCAATCACAATCTGATCTTTGAACCATCCATGCAGGACAGGGTGACGGAACGCGCATCGCTGGAAACAAAACTGCGCGGAGCCATTCAAAGCAAGGCCATCAAGATCCACTACCAGCCGCTGATCGATCTTAGGAGCGGCAGGCTCTGCGGCTTCGAGGCGCTTGCGCGGTGGACCGATGAAGACGGCATGAACATCCCGCCGCCTGTCTTCATTGGCATTGCCGAAGAAACCGGCATGATCACCGAACTGTTCGAAAACCTCCTGACCCAGGCATGCCACGATGCGCTGGACTGGCCCGACCATGTCAGGCTGTCCTTCAATGTTTCGCCGGTGCAGATGGAAGACAAGCTGCTTACCTCGCGCATTCTCAAGGTGCTGATAGCAAGTCGTCTGCCGGCGAAACGGCTCGAGGTGGAAATTACCGAAAACGCGCTGATCCAGGATCCGGCGATCGCTGCCCATATTCTCGATGAACTGCACGAGGCAGGTGTGCAGATCGCACTCGACGACTTCGGCACGGGTTATTCGAGCCTCGCGCAGCTCGCCCGCTACCGCTTCGACAAAATCAAGATCGACAAGAGCTTCATCGCAACCTGCCGCGAGGACGAAAAGCAGGACAAGATCGTCCGTGCCATGCTCGCACTCGGCAGGAGCCTCAACATCAAGACAACGGCGGAAGGTATCGAGGAGCACGTCCAGCTCGCGTATCTGCTGCAGCTCGGCTGCGATATCGGCCAGGGCTATCTCTTCGGCAAGGCGATGCCCGCCGCAGAGGCGGGCATCTTTATCGAAAGTCAAAATGCTGGTCTGGCCTCTACGGCCTGACCAGGCTCAGACCTAGAAAACCTGACGCAGGATCACGAACAGCAGGAAGGCGATCGCGATCGAGGCCGGCAGCGTCAGCACCCAGGCCATGATCATATTGCGCACGGTCGACCATTGCAGGCCCGACCCATTCGCAGCCATCGTGCCGGCAACGCCCGACGACAGCACATGCGTGGTCGAAACCGGCAGGCCGAGGTGGTCCGCGGAGGCGATCGTCACCATGGCGACGACTTCCGCAGCAGCACCCTGTCCGTAGGTTAGATGCGTCTTGCCGATCTTTTCGCCA
This genomic window contains:
- a CDS encoding metalloregulator ArsR/SmtB family transcription factor encodes the protein MDEDAVFRALADGSRRRLLDRLHARNGQTLGELCEGLEMTRQAVTKHLGILEEANLVSTRRQGREKLHYINPVPINEIADRWISKFERRALEALSDLKKSLEGSKDE
- a CDS encoding sigma-54 dependent transcriptional regulator, translated to MNEQKILLVDDEEELRRSTAQALELSGFNVETFSNADHVLELIGYSFPGVVVTDIRMPGMDGMTLMQKIRELDTEVPVILVTGHGDVQLAVKAMREGAYDFIEKPFTPQMLAGVIRRAMERRSLVLENRLLKAVAGKRDDIEARLPGRTQIMVDLRYRIRAIGASDADTLVVGDTGVGKEVVARAMHDISARASRPFIAINCAALPANLIESELFGHEAGAFPGAVRPRYGKFEHGRGGTILLDEIGSMPFDLQAKFLRVLQERMISRLGSNETVPLDVRFIATSKVDLEAEVACGRFRADLLYRLNVATIHVPSLSQRRADVPLLFMQLVREAAARYGKDDMAVPPDVISDVAQRDWPGNVRELRNAADRFVLGLDGGGRQAEAAGLAERVAEFERGVIASALVAHNGSLRPVYESLGISRKTLYEKMQKYGLDKKLLANEMAGEMRREL
- a CDS encoding sensor histidine kinase, whose product is MGEASAQAGTALRLAVSALSGHLSRYEALPALIADHEDIKELVSRPDDRPLRDNANLYLKEINGLLKSSDIYVVRPDGETIAASNYDGPGSFVGENFSYRPYFQEAIGGHQARFYALGTTSLKRGYYFSSPIRVDGEIRGVIVFKVDIDVIESSWSGGEYRIFVSDPEGIIFMSDSPDWLYGAILPLSSDRVARTEASRRYANARLVELPVIRHRFEEHDLMTLASDRGQSEYLVLSHYMPAEDWTVNVLMDTSSIRAQARTALVVIFLILCIAALTFAILRQRRMRLAERLQLQAEARNQLERRVEERTADLARVNSRIEEEIAERRLTEQQLRQTQADLIQAGKLAGLGQMSAALSHEFNQPLAAAKTYTDSAAVLLERGRTEEAQDNIQRIGGLIDRMASISRHLRNFARKPNEKLGPVPLDEAIRDTLEIIAWRLKAADADLRLHLGARPPVVKAGSVRLQQVLVNVISNAADAVEGLENRCIEVSAIEEAGRVVLTVRDHGPGVPAAIAERIFDPFFTTKGVGKGLGLGLSISYNIIKDFGGSLTVSNHPEGGAVFRIELSAAAGSMPEAAE
- a CDS encoding sulfite oxidase-like oxidoreductase, which gives rise to MSDDQIPEDSKLTTSKRRWAAEGKFLTGRISRPETERLPPGQHLVKNWPVLDLGQQPIVSVDSWKLEVRGLVETPLDLSWAAFQKLEQSRIVSDIHCVTTWSRYDNKWKGVSTRDLLDLAMPKAEAGYVMLTSYDGYTTNLPLSDFAAEDAILATSWEGQPLTRDHGGPMRLVVPHLYFWKSAKWLRRIDLLPADKAGFWEKNGYHMYGDPWREQRYSDD
- a CDS encoding CbtA family protein, producing MVGNLLLRGMIAGAIAGILIFAFARLFGEPLVDAAIAFEEATAQAAGTAAEPEIVSRAIQAGPGLLVGVMAYGVAVGGLFALVFAFVHGRFSSLSARGTSAVIAAAAFVAIVIVPAIKYPANPPAVGNSDTIGVRTELFFLMIVVSIASLVAAVAIARSLAARYGSWNGAIVAGVLFVVFIGLVEYLLPPINEVPENFSATVLWRFRMTTLGMHMILWLVLGLAFGALAEKRLGAKSGLRPAYR
- a CDS encoding CbtB-domain containing protein encodes the protein MSDTTFAPVAAPAPIPLGQIMPWAIFGGLLMLIAIYFVGTEEGAMALFNGMYVHEFVHDARHLLGFPCH
- a CDS encoding histidine phosphatase family protein, with the translated sequence MTTRLTWICHGATAANRTASFPTDEPLEEQALSEAMLPAPGRADRVFASPALRALQTAQMLGFDATRAPSLRDCDYGRWTGKPLMSLHSEEPENLALWMSDPEASPHQGESLEQLCKRVAGWMNEEMPLGGHVVAVTHATVIRAAILDVLKAPFASFWTIDVQPLGMVRMTHDGRRWSLRF
- a CDS encoding response regulator, which gives rise to MKATGKEVTIVMIEDDEGHARLIEKNVRRAGVNNEIVPFTNGTSALDFILGADRSGEVSRDRYLLVLLDLNLPDMSGIDILEKIKGNEHTKRLPVVILTTTDDEREIQRCYDLGANVYITKPVDYDNFAHAIRQLGLFFAVIQIPQ
- a CDS encoding CHASE3 domain-containing protein, with the protein product MPSSNAPFVRSALIMLALGVLILTLIVGTSLWLVRENSVYSDEVAQIRQVRSAAADLLSTLQDAETGQRGFLLTLDRKYLDPYNAAIESLSERRQRLRDATNDALRYSGSMASLDNAIDAKLKELSSTITLASQGQMADALAIVRGDAGNAAMAVARSTLTGLIASTDDRLRVVVTEQLNGAANLQWVTVGGAIAIVIVVGGAILIIVQHVRELSRAQRELEVLNVGLEERVSERTEDLMRANQEIQRFAYIVTHDLRAPLVNIMGFLSELETSLKAVTAYVVADDRAPSEEEIREARLAVQEDLPEAMNFIRSSTRKMDSLINAILKISRDGRRKLAPERIDLKASLETAAASVQHQIAASDGTVEIDVRVPSLVTDRFSLDQIFGNIFDNAVKYRSPARPLDLRVRVVPAGKGRVQVDIKDNGRGIGKADLERVFELFRRAGEQDQAGEGIGLAYVRSLIRNLGGDVTVDSAEGVGSTFTLVLPADLSAIIKAET
- a CDS encoding EAL domain-containing protein yields the protein MLEFFRSRAGRQCLTIMALGAALWISGALLDVDSWLVTFMSRFENYGADKFVLALGIAGGMSFIYSVLRIADLRKEMQLRDAAQARADWTATHDHLTKLPNRYAFERKILPKLSDTQGNIPEESSSNVTIFSVDLDGFKKVNDLVGHKGGDVLLVEVSKRICALGNADCVYRFGGDEFIIIALGLTAAREEWFAKVLIQAVTRPILIDGFAVEVGASVGYDRWNEGAEPLEDAAHRADLAMYEAKSRGPNHNLIFEPSMQDRVTERASLETKLRGAIQSKAIKIHYQPLIDLRSGRLCGFEALARWTDEDGMNIPPPVFIGIAEETGMITELFENLLTQACHDALDWPDHVRLSFNVSPVQMEDKLLTSRILKVLIASRLPAKRLEVEITENALIQDPAIAAHILDELHEAGVQIALDDFGTGYSSLAQLARYRFDKIKIDKSFIATCREDEKQDKIVRAMLALGRSLNIKTTAEGIEEHVQLAYLLQLGCDIGQGYLFGKAMPAAEAGIFIESQNAGLASTA